Below is a window of Halolamina sp. CBA1230 DNA.
CTGGTTGGTTCGTCGTTTTAGTTCTCGGAAGACACGTTCGACGCTGTTCCGATTACCGTGTTTCTCGTATCTGTAATCGAGGCCGTGTCGATGGAGTGCAGCTTTCAACCAGGCTGCAGAATCGACGAGAAAGAGTGCGTCATCAACGAGATGTTTGTCGCGGAGTTCAGCGAGGAACATCTCGGTAATCGCTTGATTTCTCGTCGGAGAGAGCTTGACGTGCAGCAAGCGGTTCGTTGCAGGATCGACTGCTGCGTACAGCCAGAACCGTTCGTCGTTGAGTTGGATCACGGTTTCGTCAACCGCGACGTGATCCGGGTTCGCACCGTCGAGGGGCTGTAGATCGGCCTTCTGCACCCAGTTGTGAACGGTCGTGCGACACCGTTCGACACCCAACATATCGAGAACCGAGATGGTATCCGAAAGTGATAGTCCAGCCAGATGGAGCCGGATACCGAGCTTCATCGCGGGCTCGGGTGTCGCCTCTCGCTCCAGAAAATCTAACTCGAAGCAGTCGCTACCTCCGTTGAGGCGGGCGATTTCGAGCATGAACCACTCAAAGATCGTCCCGCCTCACTCTTCATCCTTATCTGAACACCGCCGATCACTCCCGGGGCAAACGACTTGTCGACCGCCGCACGAACGACGGGTATGGCCCTCCAGCCGAACGCGTACACGGACGTTCTCCTCGGTCGTATCACCCTCGGCGTGTTCGCCGTGACGGGCGCGGCCGTCGCGCTCGCGGAGTGGGGGGTCCTCCCCCGGGAAGCGCTGCTCGTCGGCGCGCCCGCCATCGCCGCCGCGCTGCTGCTCGACACGTTCCTCTACAACGAGTTCCTGCTCGCCGGCGGCCCGCCGTGGCTCTGGGTCGAGATATACGCGTTCCTCTACGTGCAGGCGGTCGTCGTCGGTGCGGTCGGTCGCGGGCTCCGCATCTACTGGTCCGAGCCCGTGGAAGGCTGACTCCGATCGATCCGTCCTGCGACGGTCGGCTCCGCCGCGCTCACTCCGCCTCCAGCGCCGCGAGTATCGGCTCGAACTTCATCACGACCTCCTCCCACTCGGCCGCGGGGTCGCTGTCGGCGACGATGCCGTTGCCCCCGAACAGCGTCGCGCGTCGCCCCCCCGCGACGGCCGCCCGGATGGCGACCGCGAACTCCCCGTCGCCGTCGGCGTCGAACCACCCGACGGGGGAGGCGTACCACCCGCGTTCGAACGTCTCGGTCTCCCGGATCACGCGCTCCGCCGTCTCCGGCGGCATCCCACCCACGGCGGGCGTTGGGTGCAGCGCCTCGACGAGGTCGAGCACGTGTCGGTCGTCGTCGAGGTCGGCCTCGATCGGCGTGTGGAGATGCTGGACGGTCGCCAGCTTCCGGACGCCCTGTTCGCCGACGGACACCGCCCCCATCGGCGCGAGGTGGTCCTCGATCGCTTCCGCGACGAGCGCCTGCTCGTGCTGGAGCTTCTCGCTCGAACGCAGCGAGTCCGCGAGCGCGGCGTCCTCCTCGGGCGTCTCCCCGCGGGCGACCGTGCCCGCGAGCGCCTCCGTCCGGGCGTGCCGGCCGTCGAGGCGGACCAGCCGCTCGGGCGGGACGCCGAAGAAGCCCGCCTCGTCGGTCGGCTGGACCAGGAAGCGGAAGCAGTCGGGGTAGGAGCGCCGCAGCCGTTCGAGCGTGTCCGGGATGGTGACCGCCTCCTCCAGCGTGACCGCGAGCGCGACCGCCAGCACCACCTTCCGTAGCTCGCCGGCCTCGATGCGCTCGACCGCCGCCTCGATGCTTTCGGTCCACTCGGCCTCCGTCGTCGTCCGGCGGCTCGCGACCACGCCCGGCGGATCGCCCACGGGGCGCATCGCCGGCAGATCGGCGATATCCTCGGCGATACGGCCGATATCGTGTTCGAGCGCGTCCCTGTCGCCGTCGGCGCGGACGACCGTGAGCTGGGTGGCGTCGTCGGTGCGGACCAACTGTACTCGCGGGAGCACGAACGTCGCCGGCGGGAACCCCTCCCACGGCGACGCGGGCTCGTGGTCGTCGTGGAACGCGGCGCCGCCGAAGAAGCGGGGCCTGGCGGCGCCGTCGGGTATCG
It encodes the following:
- a CDS encoding IS6 family transposase, translating into MLEIARLNGGSDCFELDFLEREATPEPAMKLGIRLHLAGLSLSDTISVLDMLGVERCRTTVHNWVQKADLQPLDGANPDHVAVDETVIQLNDERFWLYAAVDPATNRLLHVKLSPTRNQAITEMFLAELRDKHLVDDALFLVDSAAWLKAALHRHGLDYRYEKHGNRNSVERVFRELKRRTNQFSNCFSHAEPNTVENWLQAFAFAWNQLI
- a CDS encoding isochorismate synthase MenF — its product is MESPRQAGIDPAETTLVAESREVPDASFRAFLAGREAPRVHWAAPDGLEVVGAGEAVRLNGDGSERFGTVRDAAEATFGDAPIPDGAARPRFFGGAAFHDDHEPASPWEGFPPATFVLPRVQLVRTDDATQLTVVRADGDRDALEHDIGRIAEDIADLPAMRPVGDPPGVVASRRTTTEAEWTESIEAAVERIEAGELRKVVLAVALAVTLEEAVTIPDTLERLRRSYPDCFRFLVQPTDEAGFFGVPPERLVRLDGRHARTEALAGTVARGETPEEDAALADSLRSSEKLQHEQALVAEAIEDHLAPMGAVSVGEQGVRKLATVQHLHTPIEADLDDDRHVLDLVEALHPTPAVGGMPPETAERVIRETETFERGWYASPVGWFDADGDGEFAVAIRAAVAGGRRATLFGGNGIVADSDPAAEWEEVVMKFEPILAALEAE